A region of Lagopus muta isolate bLagMut1 unplaced genomic scaffold, bLagMut1 primary scaffold_178, whole genome shotgun sequence DNA encodes the following proteins:
- the LOC125687732 gene encoding uncharacterized protein LOC125687732 isoform X1 has protein sequence MSSARWQPTLRPPPTARPWGNAGLSCGMGPHRQSCVLHRWVAPGDGGHMEDPGGDAAEEGGQIAAKEEGGGGDREGNNGWSRTELGLENGAAEAVLAPGGGEEVDGAPKQSEEGDSQLPLEGSPVPEGPLQEPTETPLPQESVPNVLPTPMAAPEVPPTPIAAPEAPPTPMAAPEVPPTPMAAPEVPPTPMAAPEVPPTPMAAPEAPPTPAATTEATDPHPQAGHTPTPQGAAAPDPSPTPSPPQRPCHPPPGGRPAPRWQRPGAPGVPPCAGAAGPLRPRRAPPKPQFAIVPPTLQPHPPRSRGPQGELVLRWQHLL, from the exons ATGAGCTCAGCCCGCTGGCAGCCGACCCTGAGACCCCCACCAACAGCACGGCCCTGGGGGAACGCGGGGCTGAGCTGCGGGATGGGTCCCCACCGCCAGAGCTGCGTCCTGCACAGGTGGGTGGCGCCGGGTGATGGGGGGCACATGGAGGACCCTGGTGGGGACGCAGCGGAGGAGGGGGGACAGATCGCAGCAAAAGAGGAGGGGGGTGGAGGTGACAGGGAAGGGAACAACGGATGGAGCAGAACTGAGCTGGGGCTTGAGAatggagcagcagaagcagtgctggcTCCAGGTGGGGGAGAGGAGGTGGATGGAGCACCAAAGCAGAGTGAGGAGGGGGACTCCCAACTTCCTTTAGAGGGGTCTCCAGTGCCAGAAGGACCCCTCCAGGAGCCCACGGAGACCCCACTCCCTCAGGAGTCTGTCCCTAACGTTCTCCCAACCCCAATGGCTGCCCCTGAGGTTCCTCCAACCCCAATAGCTGCCCCTGAGGCTCCTCCAACCCCAATGGCTGCCCCTGAGGTTCCTCCAACCCCAATGGCTGCCCCTGAG GTTCCCCCAACCCCAATGGCTGCCCCTGAGGTTCCTCCAACCCCAATGGCTGCCCCTGAGGCACCTCCAACCCCAGCGGCCACCACAGAGGCCACAGACCCCCACCCACAGGCGGGTCACACCCCCACTCCccaaggagcagcagcccctgaCCCTTCTCCCACCCCTTCTCCCCCCCAGAGGCCGTGCCACCCCCCCCCCGGGGGCCGTCCTGCGCCGCGATGGCAGCGCCCCGGTGCGCCTGGCGTCCCGCCCTGTGCGGGTGCAGCAGGCCCGCTCCGTCCCCGTCGTGCCCCCCCAAAGCCTCAGTTCGCCATCGTGCCCCCCACCCTCCAACCCCACCCCCCCCGCAGCAGAGGGCCGCAGGGCGAATTGGTGTTACGGTGGCAGCATCTCCTTTGA
- the LOC125687732 gene encoding uncharacterized protein LOC125687732 isoform X2 yields MSSARWQPTLRPPPTARPWGNAGLSCGMGPHRQSCVLHRWVAPGDGGHMEDPGGDAAEEGGQIAAKEEGGGGDREGNNGWSRTELGLENGAAEAVLAPGGGEEVDGAPKQSEEGDSQLPLEGSPVPEGPLQEPTETPLPQESVPNVLPTPMAAPEVPPTPIAAPEAPPTPMAAPEVPPTPMAALEVPPTPMAAPEVPPTPMAAPEAPPTPAATTEATDPHPQAGHTPTPQGAAAPDPSPTPSPPQRPCHPPPGGRPAPRWQRPGAPGVPPCAGAAGPLRPRRAPPKPQFAIVPPTLQPHPPRSRGPQGELVLRWQHLL; encoded by the exons ATGAGCTCAGCCCGCTGGCAGCCGACCCTGAGACCCCCACCAACAGCACGGCCCTGGGGGAACGCGGGGCTGAGCTGCGGGATGGGTCCCCACCGCCAGAGCTGCGTCCTGCACAGGTGGGTGGCGCCGGGTGATGGGGGGCACATGGAGGACCCTGGTGGGGACGCAGCGGAGGAGGGGGGACAGATCGCAGCAAAAGAGGAGGGGGGTGGAGGTGACAGGGAAGGGAACAACGGATGGAGCAGAACTGAGCTGGGGCTTGAGAatggagcagcagaagcagtgctggcTCCAGGTGGGGGAGAGGAGGTGGATGGAGCACCAAAGCAGAGTGAGGAGGGGGACTCCCAACTTCCTTTAGAGGGGTCTCCAGTGCCAGAAGGACCCCTCCAGGAGCCCACGGAGACCCCACTCCCTCAGGAGTCTGTCCCTAACGTTCTCCCAACCCCAATGGCTGCCCCTGAGGTTCCTCCAACCCCAATAGCTGCCCCTGAGGCTCCTCCAACCCCAATGGCTGCCCCTGAG GTTCCCCCAACCCCAATGGCTGCCCTTGAGGTTCCCCCAACCCCAATGGCTGCCCCTGAGGTTCCTCCAACCCCAATGGCTGCCCCTGAGGCACCTCCAACCCCAGCGGCCACCACAGAGGCCACAGACCCCCACCCACAGGCGGGTCACACCCCCACTCCccaaggagcagcagcccctgaCCCTTCTCCCACCCCTTCTCCCCCCCAGAGGCCGTGCCACCCCCCCCCCGGGGGCCGTCCTGCGCCGCGATGGCAGCGCCCCGGTGCGCCTGGCGTCCCGCCCTGTGCGGGTGCAGCAGGCCCGCTCCGTCCCCGTCGTGCCCCCCCAAAGCCTCAGTTCGCCATCGTGCCCCCCACCCTCCAACCCCACCCCCCCCGCAGCAGAGGGCCGCAGGGCGAATTGGTGTTACGGTGGCAGCATCTCCTTTGA
- the LOC125687732 gene encoding basic salivary proline-rich protein 1-like isoform X5: MSSARWQPTLRPPPTARPWGNAGLSCGMGPHRQSCVLHRWVAPGDGGHMEDPGGDAAEEGGQIAAKEEGGGGDREGNNGWSRTELGLENGAAEAVLAPGGGEEVDGAPKQSEEGDSQLPLEGSPVPEGPLQEPTETPLPQESVPNVLPTPMAAPEVPPTPIAAPEAPPTPMAAPEAPPTPAATTEATDPHPQAGHTPTPQGAAAPDPSPTPSPPQRPCHPPPGGRPAPRWQRPGAPGVPPCAGAAGPLRPRRAPPKPQFAIVPPTLQPHPPRSRGPQGELVLRWQHLL, from the exons ATGAGCTCAGCCCGCTGGCAGCCGACCCTGAGACCCCCACCAACAGCACGGCCCTGGGGGAACGCGGGGCTGAGCTGCGGGATGGGTCCCCACCGCCAGAGCTGCGTCCTGCACAGGTGGGTGGCGCCGGGTGATGGGGGGCACATGGAGGACCCTGGTGGGGACGCAGCGGAGGAGGGGGGACAGATCGCAGCAAAAGAGGAGGGGGGTGGAGGTGACAGGGAAGGGAACAACGGATGGAGCAGAACTGAGCTGGGGCTTGAGAatggagcagcagaagcagtgctggcTCCAGGTGGGGGAGAGGAGGTGGATGGAGCACCAAAGCAGAGTGAGGAGGGGGACTCCCAACTTCCTTTAGAGGGGTCTCCAGTGCCAGAAGGACCCCTCCAGGAGCCCACGGAGACCCCACTCCCTCAGGAGTCTGTCCCTAACGTTCTCCCAACCCCAATGGCTGCCCCTGAGGTTCCTCCAACCCCAATAGCTGCCCCTGAGGCTCCTCCAACCCCAATGGCTGCCCCTGAG GCACCTCCAACCCCAGCGGCCACCACAGAGGCCACAGACCCCCACCCACAGGCGGGTCACACCCCCACTCCccaaggagcagcagcccctgaCCCTTCTCCCACCCCTTCTCCCCCCCAGAGGCCGTGCCACCCCCCCCCCGGGGGCCGTCCTGCGCCGCGATGGCAGCGCCCCGGTGCGCCTGGCGTCCCGCCCTGTGCGGGTGCAGCAGGCCCGCTCCGTCCCCGTCGTGCCCCCCCAAAGCCTCAGTTCGCCATCGTGCCCCCCACCCTCCAACCCCACCCCCCCCGCAGCAGAGGGCCGCAGGGCGAATTGGTGTTACGGTGGCAGCATCTCCTTTGA
- the LOC125687732 gene encoding basic proline-rich protein-like isoform X6 has product MSSARWQPTLRPPPTARPWGNAGLSCGMGPHRQSCVLHRWVAPGDGGHMEDPGGDAAEEGGQIAAKEEGGGGDREGNNGWSRTELGLENGAAEAVLAPGGGEEVDGAPKQSEEGDSQLPLEGSPVPEGPLQEPTETPLPQESVPNVLPTPMAAPEVPPTPMAAPEVPPTPMAAPEAPPTPAATTEATDPHPQAGHTPTPQGAAAPDPSPTPSPPQRPCHPPPGGRPAPRWQRPGAPGVPPCAGAAGPLRPRRAPPKPQFAIVPPTLQPHPPRSRGPQGELVLRWQHLL; this is encoded by the exons ATGAGCTCAGCCCGCTGGCAGCCGACCCTGAGACCCCCACCAACAGCACGGCCCTGGGGGAACGCGGGGCTGAGCTGCGGGATGGGTCCCCACCGCCAGAGCTGCGTCCTGCACAGGTGGGTGGCGCCGGGTGATGGGGGGCACATGGAGGACCCTGGTGGGGACGCAGCGGAGGAGGGGGGACAGATCGCAGCAAAAGAGGAGGGGGGTGGAGGTGACAGGGAAGGGAACAACGGATGGAGCAGAACTGAGCTGGGGCTTGAGAatggagcagcagaagcagtgctggcTCCAGGTGGGGGAGAGGAGGTGGATGGAGCACCAAAGCAGAGTGAGGAGGGGGACTCCCAACTTCCTTTAGAGGGGTCTCCAGTGCCAGAAGGACCCCTCCAGGAGCCCACGGAGACCCCACTCCCTCAGGAGTCTGTCCCTAACGTTCTCCCAACCCCAATGGCTGCCCCTGAG GTTCCCCCAACCCCAATGGCTGCCCCTGAGGTTCCTCCAACCCCAATGGCTGCCCCTGAGGCACCTCCAACCCCAGCGGCCACCACAGAGGCCACAGACCCCCACCCACAGGCGGGTCACACCCCCACTCCccaaggagcagcagcccctgaCCCTTCTCCCACCCCTTCTCCCCCCCAGAGGCCGTGCCACCCCCCCCCCGGGGGCCGTCCTGCGCCGCGATGGCAGCGCCCCGGTGCGCCTGGCGTCCCGCCCTGTGCGGGTGCAGCAGGCCCGCTCCGTCCCCGTCGTGCCCCCCCAAAGCCTCAGTTCGCCATCGTGCCCCCCACCCTCCAACCCCACCCCCCCCGCAGCAGAGGGCCGCAGGGCGAATTGGTGTTACGGTGGCAGCATCTCCTTTGA
- the LOC125687732 gene encoding uncharacterized protein LOC125687732 isoform X4 has translation MSSARWQPTLRPPPTARPWGNAGLSCGMGPHRQSCVLHRWVAPGDGGHMEDPGGDAAEEGGQIAAKEEGGGGDREGNNGWSRTELGLENGAAEAVLAPGGGEEVDGAPKQSEEGDSQLPLEGSPVPEGPLQEPTETPLPQESVPNVLPTPMAAPEVPPTPIAAPEAPPTPMAAPEVPPTPMAAPEVPPTPMAAPEAPPTPAATTEATDPHPQAGHTPTPQGAAAPDPSPTPSPPQRPCHPPPGGRPAPRWQRPGAPGVPPCAGAAGPLRPRRAPPKPQFAIVPPTLQPHPPRSRGPQGELVLRWQHLL, from the exons ATGAGCTCAGCCCGCTGGCAGCCGACCCTGAGACCCCCACCAACAGCACGGCCCTGGGGGAACGCGGGGCTGAGCTGCGGGATGGGTCCCCACCGCCAGAGCTGCGTCCTGCACAGGTGGGTGGCGCCGGGTGATGGGGGGCACATGGAGGACCCTGGTGGGGACGCAGCGGAGGAGGGGGGACAGATCGCAGCAAAAGAGGAGGGGGGTGGAGGTGACAGGGAAGGGAACAACGGATGGAGCAGAACTGAGCTGGGGCTTGAGAatggagcagcagaagcagtgctggcTCCAGGTGGGGGAGAGGAGGTGGATGGAGCACCAAAGCAGAGTGAGGAGGGGGACTCCCAACTTCCTTTAGAGGGGTCTCCAGTGCCAGAAGGACCCCTCCAGGAGCCCACGGAGACCCCACTCCCTCAGGAGTCTGTCCCTAACGTTCTCCCAACCCCAATGGCTGCCCCTGAGGTTCCTCCAACCCCAATAGCTGCCCCTGAGGCTCCTCCAACCCCAATGGCTGCCCCTGAG GTTCCCCCAACCCCAATGGCTGCCCCTGAGGTTCCTCCAACCCCAATGGCTGCCCCTGAGGCACCTCCAACCCCAGCGGCCACCACAGAGGCCACAGACCCCCACCCACAGGCGGGTCACACCCCCACTCCccaaggagcagcagcccctgaCCCTTCTCCCACCCCTTCTCCCCCCCAGAGGCCGTGCCACCCCCCCCCCGGGGGCCGTCCTGCGCCGCGATGGCAGCGCCCCGGTGCGCCTGGCGTCCCGCCCTGTGCGGGTGCAGCAGGCCCGCTCCGTCCCCGTCGTGCCCCCCCAAAGCCTCAGTTCGCCATCGTGCCCCCCACCCTCCAACCCCACCCCCCCCGCAGCAGAGGGCCGCAGGGCGAATTGGTGTTACGGTGGCAGCATCTCCTTTGA
- the ARHGAP30 gene encoding LOW QUALITY PROTEIN: rho GTPase-activating protein 30 (The sequence of the model RefSeq protein was modified relative to this genomic sequence to represent the inferred CDS: inserted 1 base in 1 codon), producing the protein MSLALKARQKAKRKGGGAKEKVFGCDLLEHLQQSGKDVPQVLQSCTEFVEQHGVVDGIYRLSGVSSNIQRLRQEFDGERSPDLHKDVYLQDIHCVSSLCKAYFRELPNPLLTYRLYDRFADAVATQMEEARLVKIKEVLKELPPPHYRTLEFLMRHLLRMASHSHTTNMHARNLAIVWAPNLLRSRDIESTGFNGTAAFMEVRVQSIVVEFILTHVEQLFGDAPLCGGEAARRSLLFPGDGSGPYNIPAALSQGDGPPPIRPYHTIIELSEHRRKGSLKAKKWKSIFHLGRSDAKRKLGKAEEKEEKCGKLSLRPAKSMDSLSSVQYSSEDDPRLSTTCAMKHPPQRRDSFDACSSLPPTGTFPVLRRAPSESESSTKSEPSXPRPGRTAVVGARSRAEKCAGVHISGPFSVTVPLHITSNLSRLTRGQQCPALAQRGAVGSPLPARRLTKESKPPQTNTEEDARLSLELRDSFAFLDCQDAWLEHGDGDTAARAALGHGGLGDSDGYPAIEEGMESGFMNPGESPVEQPDSYLSIEECDGRGDVLHGTRLLRHRGAQRGH; encoded by the exons TGCCgcaggtgctgcagagctgcactgagttCGTGGAGCAGCACGGGGTGGTGGATGGCATCTATCGGCTGTCTGGGGTCTCCTCCAACATCCAGAGGCTGCG CCAAGAGTTTGATGGGGAGCGCAGCCCAGACCTGCACAAGGACGTTTACCTGCAGGACATCCACTGTGTCAGCTCGCTCTGCAAGGCGTATTTCCGTGAGCTGCCCAACCCGCTGCTCACCTACCGCCTCTACGACCGCTTCGCC gaTGCGGTGGCCACACAGATGGAGGAGGCGCGCCTGGTGAAGATCAAggaggtgctgaaggagctgcccCCCCCCCACTATAG GACGTTGGAGTTCCTGATGCGGCACCTCCTGCGCATGGCGTCCCACAGCCACACCACCAACATGCACGCAAGGAACCTGGCCATCGTCTGGGCCCCCAATCTGCTGCG CTCAAGGGACATCGAGTCGACGGGTTTCAACGGGACGGCGGCGTTCATGGAGGTTCGGGTTCAGTCCATCGTGGTGGAGTTCATCCTCACCCACGTGGAGCAGCTCTTTGGGGACGCGCCTCTCTGCG GCGGTGAGGCGGCGCGGCGCTCTCTGTTGTTCCCTGGGGACGGGTCGGGGCCCTACAACATCCCTGCAGCGCTCAGCCAGGGCGACGGGCCCCCCCCGATCCGGCCCTACCACACCATCATCGAGCTCAGCGAACACAG GAGGAAGGGCTCCCTGAAGGCCAAGAAATGGAAGTCCATCTTCCACCTGGGCCGCTCCGACGCCAAGCGCAAGCTggggaaggcagaggagaaag AGGAGAAGTGTGGGAAGCTGAGCCTGCGCCCAGCCAAGAGCATGGACTCCCTGAGCTCAGTGCAGTACAGCAGTGAGG ACGATCCCCGGCTCAGCACCACGTGTGCAATGAAGCATCCGCCGCAGCGCCGCGACAGCTTTGACGCCTGCTCCTCGCTGCCACCCACCGGGACCTTCCCCGTTCTGAGGAGAGCCCCG TCGGAGAGCGAGAGCAGCACCAAGTCGGAGCCCA ACCCCCGGCCGGGCCGCACAGCGGTGGTGGGGGCCCGCAGCCGGGCTGAGAAGTGCGCGGGGGTCCACATTTCAGGTCCCTTCTCCGTCACCGTCCCTTTGCACATCACCTCCAACCTCTCCCGGCTGACCCGGGGGCAGCAGTGCCCGGCGTTGGCTCAGCGTGGAGCCGTTGGATCCCCTCTGCCCGCCCGTCGCCTCACCAAGGAGTCCAAACCCCCCCAAACCAACACGG AGGAGGATGCCCGGCTGTCCCTGGAGCTGCGTGACTCCTTCGCCTTCCTGGACTGCCAGGACGCGTGGCTGGAGCACGGAGATGGGGACACAGCGGCGCGGGCAGCGCTGGGACATGGCGGCCTTGGGGACAGCGATGGGTACCCGGCCATAGAGGAGGGCATGGAGAGTGGATTCATGAAT CCGGGGGAATCCCCCGTGGAGCAGCCCGACAGCTACCTGTCCATTGAGGAGTGCGATGGACGAGGAGATGTTCTACATGGCACCCGGCTGCTCCGACACCGAGGAGCCCAGCGGGGACACTGA
- the LOC125687732 gene encoding proline-rich proteoglycan 2-like isoform X7: MSSARWQPTLRPPPTARPWGNAGLSCGMGPHRQSCVLHRWVAPGDGGHMEDPGGDAAEEGGQIAAKEEGGGGDREGNNGWSRTELGLENGAAEAVLAPGGGEEVDGAPKQSEEGDSQLPLEGSPVPEGPLQEPTETPLPQESVPNVLPTPMAAPEVPPTPMAAPEAPPTPAATTEATDPHPQAGHTPTPQGAAAPDPSPTPSPPQRPCHPPPGGRPAPRWQRPGAPGVPPCAGAAGPLRPRRAPPKPQFAIVPPTLQPHPPRSRGPQGELVLRWQHLL; this comes from the exons ATGAGCTCAGCCCGCTGGCAGCCGACCCTGAGACCCCCACCAACAGCACGGCCCTGGGGGAACGCGGGGCTGAGCTGCGGGATGGGTCCCCACCGCCAGAGCTGCGTCCTGCACAGGTGGGTGGCGCCGGGTGATGGGGGGCACATGGAGGACCCTGGTGGGGACGCAGCGGAGGAGGGGGGACAGATCGCAGCAAAAGAGGAGGGGGGTGGAGGTGACAGGGAAGGGAACAACGGATGGAGCAGAACTGAGCTGGGGCTTGAGAatggagcagcagaagcagtgctggcTCCAGGTGGGGGAGAGGAGGTGGATGGAGCACCAAAGCAGAGTGAGGAGGGGGACTCCCAACTTCCTTTAGAGGGGTCTCCAGTGCCAGAAGGACCCCTCCAGGAGCCCACGGAGACCCCACTCCCTCAGGAGTCTGTCCCTAACGTTCTCCCAACCCCAATGGCTGCCCCTGAG GTTCCTCCAACCCCAATGGCTGCCCCTGAGGCACCTCCAACCCCAGCGGCCACCACAGAGGCCACAGACCCCCACCCACAGGCGGGTCACACCCCCACTCCccaaggagcagcagcccctgaCCCTTCTCCCACCCCTTCTCCCCCCCAGAGGCCGTGCCACCCCCCCCCCGGGGGCCGTCCTGCGCCGCGATGGCAGCGCCCCGGTGCGCCTGGCGTCCCGCCCTGTGCGGGTGCAGCAGGCCCGCTCCGTCCCCGTCGTGCCCCCCCAAAGCCTCAGTTCGCCATCGTGCCCCCCACCCTCCAACCCCACCCCCCCCGCAGCAGAGGGCCGCAGGGCGAATTGGTGTTACGGTGGCAGCATCTCCTTTGA
- the LOC125687732 gene encoding basic proline-rich protein-like isoform X3, with product MSSARWQPTLRPPPTARPWGNAGLSCGMGPHRQSCVLHRWVAPGDGGHMEDPGGDAAEEGGQIAAKEEGGGGDREGNNGWSRTELGLENGAAEAVLAPGGGEEVDGAPKQSEEGDSQLPLEGSPVPEGPLQEPTETPLPQESVPNVLPTPMAAPEVPPTPMAAPEVPPTPMAALEVPPTPMAAPEVPPTPMAAPEAPPTPAATTEATDPHPQAGHTPTPQGAAAPDPSPTPSPPQRPCHPPPGGRPAPRWQRPGAPGVPPCAGAAGPLRPRRAPPKPQFAIVPPTLQPHPPRSRGPQGELVLRWQHLL from the exons ATGAGCTCAGCCCGCTGGCAGCCGACCCTGAGACCCCCACCAACAGCACGGCCCTGGGGGAACGCGGGGCTGAGCTGCGGGATGGGTCCCCACCGCCAGAGCTGCGTCCTGCACAGGTGGGTGGCGCCGGGTGATGGGGGGCACATGGAGGACCCTGGTGGGGACGCAGCGGAGGAGGGGGGACAGATCGCAGCAAAAGAGGAGGGGGGTGGAGGTGACAGGGAAGGGAACAACGGATGGAGCAGAACTGAGCTGGGGCTTGAGAatggagcagcagaagcagtgctggcTCCAGGTGGGGGAGAGGAGGTGGATGGAGCACCAAAGCAGAGTGAGGAGGGGGACTCCCAACTTCCTTTAGAGGGGTCTCCAGTGCCAGAAGGACCCCTCCAGGAGCCCACGGAGACCCCACTCCCTCAGGAGTCTGTCCCTAACGTTCTCCCAACCCCAATGGCTGCCCCTGAG GTTCCTCCAACCCCAATGGCTGCCCCTGAGGTTCCCCCAACCCCAATGGCTGCCCTTGAGGTTCCCCCAACCCCAATGGCTGCCCCTGAGGTTCCTCCAACCCCAATGGCTGCCCCTGAGGCACCTCCAACCCCAGCGGCCACCACAGAGGCCACAGACCCCCACCCACAGGCGGGTCACACCCCCACTCCccaaggagcagcagcccctgaCCCTTCTCCCACCCCTTCTCCCCCCCAGAGGCCGTGCCACCCCCCCCCCGGGGGCCGTCCTGCGCCGCGATGGCAGCGCCCCGGTGCGCCTGGCGTCCCGCCCTGTGCGGGTGCAGCAGGCCCGCTCCGTCCCCGTCGTGCCCCCCCAAAGCCTCAGTTCGCCATCGTGCCCCCCACCCTCCAACCCCACCCCCCCCGCAGCAGAGGGCCGCAGGGCGAATTGGTGTTACGGTGGCAGCATCTCCTTTGA